A single genomic interval of Mangifera indica cultivar Alphonso chromosome 5, CATAS_Mindica_2.1, whole genome shotgun sequence harbors:
- the LOC123217249 gene encoding protein transport Sec1a, which produces MSFPDSSHGGEYKFFRQKGRDRLLHEMLGSANADSKSWKVFIMDKVTLKVMSHSCTMADITDQGISLVEDLFKRRQPLPSMDAIYFIQPLKENVIMLLSDMSGREPLYRKAFVFFSSPLPKEFVNHIKSDSSLLPRIAALREMNLEYFPIDSQAFITDQDEALEDLYGQNAENSRKFETCINSMASRIATVFASLKEYPFVRYRVPKASDASMTTFRDLIPTKLADAVWNCIEKYKSIPNFPKTETCELLILDRSVDQIAPVIHEWTYDAMCHDLLDMDGNKYTLEVPSKTGGPPEKKEVLLEDNDPVWLELRHAHIADASERLHDRMTNFVSKNKAAQIQQNRDGGELSTRDMQKIVQSLPKYNEQVEKISLHVEIAGQINQIIRDIGLRELGQLEQDLVFGDAGAKEVINFLRTKQDTTPENKLRLLMIYACVYPEKFEDDKASKLLQLAGLSREDMKVIHNMWLLAGSSNSKKSSSDSFSLKFSGGGQKTKQARKDRTGEEETWALFRFYPMIEELIENIHKHDLPKNEYSCMNDPKSAAQEAPPPSSGRKKAASASSAPDKKTPAHSMRSRRTPSWAKSEDESTSDSLSKPALDVRKMGQRIFIFIIGGATRSELRICHKLTAKLMREVVLGSTSFDDPPVHITKMKMLGEI; this is translated from the exons ATGTCGTTTCCGGATTCCTCTCATGGCGGAGAGTACAAATTCTTTCGTCAAAAAGGCCGTGATC GTTTATTACATGAAATGTTGGGATCAGCTAATGCAGATTCAAAATCGTGGAAG GTGTTCATCATGGATAAAGTTACACTGAAAGTCATGTCTCATTCATGTACAATGGCAGATATAACAGACCAAGGAATTTCAT TGGTGGAAGACCTCTTCAAGAGAAGACAACCATTGCCTTCCATGGATGCAATATATTTTATCCAGCCATTAAAAGAAAA TGTTATAATGCTCTTGTCTGACATGTCTGGACGGGAGCCTTTATACAGGAA AGCATTTGTATTTTTCAGTTCACCTCTTCCGAAAGAGTTCGTTAATCACATCAAGAGTGATTCAAGTCTTTTGCCTCGTATAGCTGCTTTGAGAGAG ATGAATCTGGAGTATTTTCCTATAGATAGTCAG GCTTTTATCACTGATCAGGATGAAGCATTAGAGGATCTCTATGGTCAAAATGCTGAGAATTCTCGTAAATTTGAGACTTGTATAAACTCAATGGCATCTCGCATTGCCACCGTGTTTGCTTCATTGAAG GAGTATCCTTTTGTGCGCTATCGCGTTCCCAAGGCTTCTGACGCATCTATGACAACATTTCGTGATTTAATACCTACAAAGCTTGCTGATGCTGTTTGGAACTGTATTGAAAAGTATAAATCTATCCCTAATTTTCCAAAGACTGAAACATGCGAGCTGCTCATTTTAGATAGATCTGTTGACCAG ATAGCTCCTGTTATACATGAATGGACTTATGATGCTATGTGCCACGATTTACTGGATATGGATGGTAATAAATATACGCTTGAG GTTCCAAGCAAAACAGGTGGTCCACCTGAGAAAAAGGAGGTCCTTCTTGAAGATAATGATCCAGTTTGGCTTGAGCTTCGCCATGCCCATATAGCAGAT GCAAGTGAAAGATTGCATGATAGGATGACAAACTTTGTATCAAAGAACAAAGCTgcacaaattcaacaaaacag AGATGGAGGTGAATTATCTACACGAGACATGCAGAAAATTGTTCAGTCTTTGCCAAAATACAACGAACAAGTTGAAAAGATCTCTCTCCATGTAGAG ATTGCTGGACAAATTAACCAAATAATCAGAGACATTGGGCTTCGAGAACTTGGACAACTGGAGCAGGATCTTGTATTTGGAGATGCTGGGGCTAAGGAAGTCATTAACTTCTTAAGGACAAAGCAG GACACAACCCCTGAAAATAAGTTACGGTTGTTGATGATTTATGCCTGTGTCTATCCTGAAAAGTTTGAGGATGATAAAGCATCAAAGCTACTGCAG TTGGCAGGATTATCACGAGAGGATATGAAGGTTATTCATAACATGTGGTTGCTTGCTGGATCATCGAATTCCAAGAAGAGTTCATCTGACAGTTTCTCTCTTAAGTTTAGTGGTGGTGGTCAGAAG acTAAGCAAGCAAGAAAAGACCGGACTGGTGAGGAAGAAACATGGGCCCTATTTCGATTTTATCCCATGATAGAG GAGCTTATTGAAAATATTCACAAACATGATTTGCCAAAGAATGAGTATTCGTGTATGAATGATCCAAAGTCAGCCGCCCAGGAAGCCCCACCACCTTCATCAGGTAGGAAGAAGGCAGCGTCTGCTTCTTCTGCTCCTGACAAGAAAACTCCTGCACATTCAATGAGATCAAGACGAACTCCATCTTGGGCAAAATCTGAAGATGAAAGTACGAG TGATTCACTTAGTAAGCCAGCACTTGATGTTAGGAAGATGGGACAacgaatatttatatttatcatcgGTGGGGCAACAAGATCTGAG TTGCGTATTTGTCACAAGCTTACAGCAAAACTGATGAGGGAAGTTGTCCTAGGTTCTACTAGTTTTGATGATCCCCCAGTTCATATTACG